One window from the genome of Deltaproteobacteria bacterium encodes:
- a CDS encoding AURKAIP1/COX24 domain-containing protein has product MGSVVKKRRKKISKHKYKKRLKSNRHKKK; this is encoded by the coding sequence ATGGGAAGTGTTGTAAAAAAGCGAAGGAAGAAAATAAGTAAACATAAGTACAAGAAGCGTTTGAAATCTAACCGGCACAAAAAGAAATAG
- a CDS encoding RDD family protein: protein MGDRYVGFWRRMMAFFIDKIILFATSLFILFVGVLALSLSFLSHYSDIVPERVAEAAISFVFIYLLITAFISMLYFTYFHGTIGQTFGKMIFGIRVIQSTGEQMTLGIGFLRWVGYSISAIVFCLGFVWIAFDGKKQGWHDKIAGTVVIRVKNTVDGLSSSPKEVIHEEKCLDKEGDIL, encoded by the coding sequence GTGGGGGATCGTTATGTCGGCTTCTGGCGAAGAATGATGGCATTTTTTATTGATAAGATTATTCTCTTTGCCACATCTCTCTTCATTCTGTTTGTGGGCGTGCTGGCATTGAGCCTCAGCTTTCTTTCTCACTACAGTGATATCGTGCCGGAAAGAGTTGCGGAAGCAGCCATTTCCTTCGTGTTTATCTATCTCCTTATAACTGCTTTTATAAGTATGCTTTATTTTACCTATTTTCACGGTACCATAGGACAGACATTCGGGAAGATGATTTTTGGTATTCGGGTGATTCAATCAACAGGGGAACAAATGACCCTCGGAATCGGATTTCTCAGATGGGTAGGATATAGTATCTCGGCAATAGTTTTCTGCCTCGGTTTTGTCTGGATTGCATTTGACGGGAAAAAGCAGGGCTGGCATGATAAGATCGCAGGGACAGTTGTTATCCGTGTAAAAAATACCGTCGATGGATTGTCATCTTCGCCCAAAGAAGTAATACATGAAGAAAAATGCCTTGACAAAGAAGGGGATATTTTATAG
- a CDS encoding 16S rRNA (uracil(1498)-N(3))-methyltransferase, with protein sequence MTVPRIYFPGNIGKNDHCKLGEETLRYVKSVLRMRMGDHLILFDGAGWEYETVIKHFFADGVSIEILKKDRMPDKGVKITLFQSLPKANKMDFIIQKATELGVDRIVPFQSARSIPQLTMDKARFKMTRWLNIATEAARKCGRSDIPEIKGILSFEEMLIDGDREELKIIFWEEESERGIKQVLRNEKYEGVRDISVVIGPEGGFSKEEVDSAVEKGFLSVSLGKNILKVETAALAIVSIIQYEKGIFGGERTGEVI encoded by the coding sequence GTGACCGTACCGAGAATCTATTTTCCCGGAAATATAGGGAAGAATGATCACTGTAAGCTCGGGGAAGAAACCCTCAGGTATGTGAAGTCCGTCCTCAGGATGAGGATGGGCGATCATCTGATTCTTTTTGATGGCGCCGGATGGGAATACGAAACGGTTATTAAGCACTTCTTCGCTGATGGTGTCAGTATTGAGATCTTAAAAAAGGACAGGATGCCGGATAAGGGTGTAAAAATTACCCTTTTCCAATCCCTTCCGAAGGCAAACAAAATGGATTTTATTATCCAGAAGGCAACGGAACTCGGTGTGGACAGGATCGTTCCTTTTCAGTCGGCACGATCAATCCCTCAACTAACAATGGACAAGGCACGCTTTAAGATGACGAGATGGCTCAATATCGCAACTGAGGCAGCAAGAAAGTGCGGGAGATCAGATATACCGGAAATTAAGGGAATCCTGTCCTTTGAGGAGATGCTCATAGATGGAGACAGAGAGGAACTGAAGATTATTTTCTGGGAAGAAGAGTCTGAAAGGGGCATCAAACAGGTATTGCGTAATGAAAAATATGAAGGGGTGAGAGACATCTCTGTTGTAATTGGCCCGGAGGGGGGATTTTCAAAAGAAGAAGTCGACAGTGCCGTGGAAAAGGGTTTTCTATCGGTGAGTTTGGGTAAAAATATATTGAAGGTGGAGACGGCTGCTCTTGCCATTGTTTCCATTATTCAGTATGAGAAGGGAATTTTTGGTGGAGAGAGAACAGGGGAGGTAATCTGA
- the prmA gene encoding 50S ribosomal protein L11 methyltransferase, with the protein MPEFNEKAGGKKGKWLKIELSVSPDLVDAVSNFLTEIGVPGVYQEELEPQSPGDFEVSATREVLKAYIPVDIRLEHRIASLKTYLNSLTQLFPGLEEPGYEAETIEDQDWGEEWKKYFKPIRVSKNIVIKPTWERYAPAGRDIVIDIDPGMAFGTGQHPSTRMCLEAIEDIILKYRTIKKWRVLDVGTGTGILGISCAKLGAERVVCVDIDKKAAEIARENVMINHVEDRVEIINRDVNTIREPFDLIVANLTAKILIRLRTHLMSLIENGGYLVISGIIDQNKGDIESHFLTGKFTLHHIITEKEWVCYVLRKGGNER; encoded by the coding sequence TGAAGATCGAATTGTCGGTATCTCCTGATCTGGTCGATGCAGTATCAAACTTCTTGACGGAGATAGGAGTTCCGGGCGTGTATCAGGAAGAACTGGAGCCTCAATCCCCCGGAGACTTTGAGGTGTCTGCAACGCGAGAGGTACTGAAGGCATATATACCCGTTGATATCCGGTTGGAACATCGTATCGCCTCTCTGAAAACATATTTAAATAGTCTCACCCAGCTCTTTCCCGGACTCGAAGAGCCGGGTTATGAAGCGGAAACGATTGAAGACCAGGACTGGGGAGAGGAGTGGAAAAAATACTTCAAACCCATTCGGGTCAGCAAAAACATCGTCATCAAGCCAACCTGGGAACGATATGCCCCCGCTGGCCGGGACATTGTCATTGACATAGATCCCGGGATGGCCTTCGGGACCGGCCAGCATCCCTCTACGAGGATGTGCCTGGAAGCCATTGAAGACATCATTCTGAAATACAGGACGATTAAAAAGTGGAGGGTGCTCGATGTAGGGACGGGTACAGGTATTTTGGGTATATCCTGCGCGAAATTGGGTGCGGAAAGGGTCGTTTGTGTGGATATCGACAAGAAGGCCGCTGAAATTGCACGGGAGAATGTGATGATCAATCATGTGGAAGACAGGGTGGAAATTATCAATCGCGATGTAAACACCATCCGTGAACCATTTGATCTCATTGTAGCGAACCTCACTGCGAAAATCTTAATACGTCTCCGTACCCATTTAATGTCTTTGATTGAAAATGGCGGATATCTGGTGATTTCGGGGATTATTGATCAAAATAAAGGTGATATCGAGTCGCACTTCTTAACCGGTAAATTTACCCTCCACCACATCATCACGGAAAAGGAATGGGTTTGTTATGTCCTTCGAAAAGGGGGAAATGAGAGGTGA